The window GGCATCGACACGGTAAACCTGGGTGGCCAACACTTTGACTCCGGACTGCAGATCGGCGATCGCGTGAAGGCCGGCGACGAGCTGGTGCGTTTTGACATCGGCGCGATCGCCGCATTGGGCTTCGATCTGACGACGCCGGTATTGATCGTCAACAGCGAAGCGTTTCAGGTTCAGGTGTTACCTAAGCCGCATGGCGTTCATGCCGGTGAGACGATTATGGCGCTGAAGGCCAATAAGGAGCCGGCATGATTTATCAACGCTTGCACGATTTTCCCGCCGAGTTTCTCTGGGGCGCGTCGACTTCCGCCTATCAGGTGGAGGGCGCATGGAATGAAGACGGCAAAAGCCCGTCGATCGTCGATATGCTCGAACATCCCGCAGGCACGGCGGATTTTACGGTGGCCAGCGATCACTATCATCGCTTTCGCGAGGATGTGAAGCTGTTCGCAGAACTGGGGTTAAAGGCCTACCGGTTTTCGGTTGCGTGGACGCGCGTGTTGCCCGATGGCGTCGGCGAAGTCAATGCGCCGGGGTTGGCGTTTTACCGGCAGTTGATCGACGAATTGCTGGCGCACGGCATCGAGCCGGTGGTGACGCTGTATCATTTCGATCTGCCTTATGTGCTGGAGCAGCAGGGCGGCTGGTCCAATCGCGCCACCATCGAGGCTTTTGTCACTTATGCCGGCGTGCTGTTCGACGCCTTCGGCGATCGGGTGAAGTATTGGCTCACCATCAATGAACAGAACACCATGATCCTGCACCCCGGCGCTATCGGCACGCCCAAAGGCGGTGCGTTGCCTGACAAACGGACGCTGTATCAGCAGAGTCATCATATGTTGGTCGCTCAGGCCAAAGTCATGGCATTATGCCATCAGCGCTGTCCCGGCGGGAAAATTGGCCCGGCGATCAATACCACCTCGATGTATCAGGAGACCTGTCATCCGCTGGATGCCATTGCCGCTCATAACTGGGAGACGTTGCGCTGTTGGAGTTTTCTCGATGTGGCGGTGCATGGCCGCTACAACGCCCTGGCCTGGCGTTACCTTGAGGATCGGGGGTGGTCGCCGGACAGGGAGCCGGAGGACGCGGCGCTGCTGTTGGCGGCACGACCGGATTATGTGGCGATCAATTACTATTCCACCGCCACGATCGCCGCCAGCCGCGGCGACGGTTCAGACGTGAGCGCACGCGCCGGCGATCAGCAAATTATGCTCGGCGAACCGGGTGTGTATCGTGCGGCGGAAAACCCGTTTGTCGGCAAGACGCGCTACGGATGGGTGATCGATCCGGTTGGCCTGCGCTTAACGCTGCGCAAGACCTTCGAGCGCTATCACCTGCCGATACTGATCACGGAGAACGGCATTGGCGCGCCGGATGAATTGCGGGCGGATGAGACCATCGACGACGACTATCGCATTGAATTCATGCGGCAGCATGTCGAACAGATGCGGCTGGCGATCAACGATGGCGTCGAGCTGCTCGGTTACTGCCCGTGGGCGGCGATTGACGTCGTCAGCACGCATCAAGGTTACGCAAAGCGCTATGGATTTATCTACGTGAACCGCGGAGAACGGGATCTTAAGGATCTGCGGCGCATCAAAAAACGCAGTTTTGACTGGTATCGGCAGCTTATCGCCGCCAATGGCCGGTTGGGCAAATAAGCAAGGTGACGGCCGAGACGATGAAAGTCATTAAGGTGCTCAACAACAGTCTGGTGTTAACCGCGGACGACGATAACCGTGAGGTTATCGTCATGGGCAAGGGAATTGGTTTTAACAGCAAAACCGGAGACGAGATCAACCCGGCCGCCATTGAGAAAGTGTATGTGGTGCAGGAGGGGCAAAAGGGGCGGGATTACCTGCGGCTGATTGAAACTGCCCCGACGGAGCACATCGAAATTGTGCAGATGATCCTCAGTGAGGCCAACCGCCAACTGAACGGCAACATTAATGAACAGATTTTCTTTACGCTGGCGGATCACGTCAGTTTTGCTATCGAACGTCATCACAAGGGTATCACCATCCAAAACCGCCTGCTGTTCGAGGTGAAGCGTTTCTACCCGCGAGAGTTTGCGGTGGGGCTGCAAGCCTTGGCCTACATTAACCAGCGGCTGAATATCCAACTGCCTGAAGAGGAAGCGGGCAATATCGCCTTTCACCTGGTCAACGGCCAGACCGAAGTGCAAAACATGGAGCACACGTTGCTGGCGGTGAAGATGCTGAAAGATATTTTCAATATCATCAAGTATCACTTTCGCCTCAATATCGATACCGATTCGCTGAACTACGCGCGCTTTTTAGTGCATATGCAGTTCTTTATCCAGCGCATGCTCGACGGCAAACAGATGACCTCGAAGGCCGACTTTCTGTTTGCCCAGATGATGGCCGAGTACCCGCATGCCTATCGCGGCGCGCTCTTGATCCGCGATTACGTGAAGAATCTGCTGCAAATGGAGATGTCGAACGATGAGCTGCTGTATTTGATGATCCACCTGACGCGCATCACCGATCAGCCCGAGGCCTGAACCGCCTCGGCGACCAGTTCGCGAAAGCGCTCGACGATCGGCGAGGCCGGGCTATGGCGCAGCGCCAGGTAAAGCGGGGCGCTGAGCTGCGCTTCTCCGGCGATCGTGCGGTAGACAATGCCGTCGCCGCCCAGCCGCCGCATCGAGCCGGGCACGATTGACAACCCCAGCCCGGCGCCGACCAGGCTGAGGGTGGCCGGCAGGCGCGGCGCTTCCTGCACGATGCGTGGGCTGAAGCCGGCGCGGTGGCAGGCGGCCAGGATGGCGTCGTACAACCCCTGACCGGCGGGGCGGCGATAGAGAATAAACGCCTCGTGGGCCAGTTCGGCCAGCGGCAGCGGTTGCTGCGTTTCTTGCGCCAGCCGGTGGCCCAGCGGCAGGGCGACGATCATCGGCTCGCTGAGCACCGGCTCGACGCTCAGGCCGGGAATGCCGTTGGCCGGCGAGCGCACGAAGGCGGCGTCGAGGCGCTGTTCCAGCAACGCCTCCATCAGTTCGCCGCTGCCGGCTTCTTCCAACTGGGTGGTGATACCCGGCAGGATGTCGCGGTAGCGGCGCAGCAGGTTGGGCACGAACGGATGCAGCGCGGCGGAACTGGTGAAACCGATGGCGATGTGGCCCTGCTCGCCGCGGGCGGCGCGCTGTACCGCTTCGCGCAGGCGTTCGGCGCGCGCCAGCAGGGCGCGGGCCTCTTCAAACAGCACGCCCCCCGCTTCGGTGACGCGCACGCCGCGCGGCAGGCGCTGCAACAAGATTACGCCCAGTTCGTCTTCCAGCCCCTGCAGCAGGCGGGTCAGCGGCGGCTGTTGGATAAACAGCCGCTCGGCGGCGCGGGTGATGTTGCCTTCTTCCACCACGGTGACGAATGCCCGCAGGCGACGCAGTTCGATCATAGCCATACCTCAAAGGTATCTTTGGTTTTTCCGGAATGCATTAGACATCATGGCACGGCGGCGCGCATGATACCAGACATCAAAACAAGCGATGTGGAACGGCAATGTCATGTCAGATATCAATACGTTAAAACCGCACCCGGCGGCAGCGCCGGGTAATGCAGAGCTGTTTTTGGGCTTTCTGTGGCTGGGGCTTATCGGCTTCGGCGGTGTGCTGCCGATGGCGCGCAGTATGCTGGTGGAGCGCCGGCGCTGGCTGAGCAGCGAACAGTTTACCGAGCTGCTCGGTCTGTGCCAGTTTCTGCCCGGCGGCAATGTGATCAACCTGTCGGTGGCGGTGGGCATGGAGTTTCGCGGGCTGCGCGGCGCGCTGTGCGCCTTGCTGGGCCTCATCAGCGCGCCGACGGCGATCGTGGTGGGGCTGGGCGTGGTGTACGCCCGTTTCCAAAACGATCCGCATGTGCAGCATGTGTTCGCCGGGCTGGCCGCCGCCGCCGCCGGGCTGCTGCTGTCGACCGGGATCAAGATGCTGCTGCCGCTGCGCGGTAAATGGCCGGCGCTGGCGATCGTCGCGCTGGCGCTGATCGCCATTGCCTGGCTGCGCCTGCCGCTGTTGCCGACCATGCTGGTGCTGGCGCCGCTGAGCATTCTTCTGATGTGGCGGTGGCCGTCATGAGCGGGGTGTTGATGGCGTTGGCGCTGATCTTCACCGAGCTTTCTTTATTGGCGTTCGGCGGCGGCATGACCATTCTGCCGGAAATGCAGCGGCAGGTGGTGGAGGTGCATCAGTGGATGAGCGCCCAGGAGTTCAGCGCGCTGTTCGCCATGGCGCAGGCCGCGCCGGGGCCGAACATGATGATCGTGCCGCTGGTCGGCTGGCACGTCGCCGGCTGGGCGGGGCTGCTGGTGTCTTCGATCGCCAAGTTCGGGCCGTCTTCCATCGTTACGCTATTGGTGATGGGCGCCTGGCGGCGCTTTAAGGATCGCCCGTGGCGCCGCATCGTGCAGGCCGGACTGGTGCCGCTGACCGTGGGGTTGGTAGCGGCCAGCGGTATCTTGATCGCCGAGGCTTCCGCGCCCAGCTGGCGGCTGGCGGCAATCGTGGCGCTGGCGACGGGGTTGAGCATGAGCAAGCGCCTCCATCCGCTGTGGGTGCTGGCGGGCGGCGCGCTGCTCGGGTTGCTGTTCGCCTGAAGGGTTAGCGCGGGATCAGTACAAAGCGCGAAGGGCCGTTGCGGTCGATCAGCTCATAGCGCTTCGGCGCGGTCAGGGCCAGAAACGCCACCATGCTCCCTTCGGCGTCGGTCAGCGTCATGCCGTCCGGCGTCGGCCGCCAGGCGACCGGCAGCGCGTGCAGCGCCAGCGGCTGCAGGCATTGGGCGGAGGCGCTGAAACGGAAAGCGTTGGTGTTGGCGACCGCTTCGTCGCTCAGCTGCACCTCGCAGACGGTTTTACCGTCGCCGATGGCGGCGAGCTGCCAGTCGCCCTTCAGCGCGGCGGGTTCCAGCAACGGCAGTGAACTGCCCAGGGCACTGCTGCACAATATGCTCATAACGACTCCTGTCAGGCTGGCGCGGCGCAAGGCGCGCATAAGGAAATGGGTTGGCATCGGGTCACTCCTTTCGGCTGTCCGTTCACACTTTAGCACGTACCCATCTTGATGATGAGGGAAGGATTAGGTTTTTTAATCCTCGATTATTCTGATCTAATCGGCGATAAAGTGAGCAAAAAGACGAATAATTAACCCGTTAATGCGCTCATTTTTCTCATTAATATAGTGAGAATACAAATTGTTACGCGTATCTCCATCTCTATGCCCGGCGCGGTGAAGCCAGGCCGGGTGGGGTCGCGCCAGCGGGGTGAGTCACTATACTGGTCATTCCTAAGCCTTGGCTTAGATTAGAACGACTGATGAATAGTCTTACAAAGCGAGTGGGTTCCTATTGTGTAAAAGGAGAATACAATGCGCAGTCGCCACAACGACATTTTGCAAGATGACGATGAGTTCACCAGCCTGAGCGCCACATCCCCCAACGATCATAACTATCAGTTTTACTATCACCAGCCCGGCAGCATTTATGACGGATTGGGTTACGGCGCGCTGTTCACGCTGGACAACGCTAACCTGTACAGCAATCAGCGCGGCGGGGCAGCCATCGACAACCTGGGTAAAATCCGCGATAACTTCAGCTTCGATCGCGCCGCCGATCAGCTGACGCGGCCGGGCCTGACGCACAACGGCGATCAGGTGTATCATCAGTCGGTGACGCTGACCTACTCCTTCCTGACGCAGAGCGCGCTGAACCGCATCGGCCAGACCGGCGACGGCGACAAGGGGCTGCAGCCACTGACCCAGGCGGCGCAGGCTCAGGCGCTGAAATCGATGCAGGCGTGGGCCGACGTGGCGAACGTGACCTTTACCGAAGCGGCGTCTACCGATATCAACCACCGCGCGGACATCACCTTCGCGTACTTCACCCAGCGCGCCGACGGCAGCACCGCCGCCGGCAGCGGCCCGAATGCCATCAACGCGTACGCCTATTACCCGCCGAGCTCCAAACCGGGCAGCGATAACGCCTTTGCGGGCACGGTGTGGTTCAACAAAAACTTCGCCACCCATCAGGCGCCGGTTAGCGGTGACTTCAGCAGCCAGACCTTCACCCACGAGCTGGGGCATGCCCTGGGGCTGGCGCACCCGGGATCTTATG of the Serratia marcescens subsp. marcescens ATCC 13880 genome contains:
- a CDS encoding chromate transporter, whose amino-acid sequence is MSGVLMALALIFTELSLLAFGGGMTILPEMQRQVVEVHQWMSAQEFSALFAMAQAAPGPNMMIVPLVGWHVAGWAGLLVSSIAKFGPSSIVTLLVMGAWRRFKDRPWRRIVQAGLVPLTVGLVAASGILIAEASAPSWRLAAIVALATGLSMSKRLHPLWVLAGGALLGLLFA
- a CDS encoding glycoside hydrolase family 1 protein — its product is MIYQRLHDFPAEFLWGASTSAYQVEGAWNEDGKSPSIVDMLEHPAGTADFTVASDHYHRFREDVKLFAELGLKAYRFSVAWTRVLPDGVGEVNAPGLAFYRQLIDELLAHGIEPVVTLYHFDLPYVLEQQGGWSNRATIEAFVTYAGVLFDAFGDRVKYWLTINEQNTMILHPGAIGTPKGGALPDKRTLYQQSHHMLVAQAKVMALCHQRCPGGKIGPAINTTSMYQETCHPLDAIAAHNWETLRCWSFLDVAVHGRYNALAWRYLEDRGWSPDREPEDAALLLAARPDYVAINYYSTATIAASRGDGSDVSARAGDQQIMLGEPGVYRAAENPFVGKTRYGWVIDPVGLRLTLRKTFERYHLPILITENGIGAPDELRADETIDDDYRIEFMRQHVEQMRLAINDGVELLGYCPWAAIDVVSTHQGYAKRYGFIYVNRGERDLKDLRRIKKRSFDWYRQLIAANGRLGK
- a CDS encoding chromate transporter, yielding MSDINTLKPHPAAAPGNAELFLGFLWLGLIGFGGVLPMARSMLVERRRWLSSEQFTELLGLCQFLPGGNVINLSVAVGMEFRGLRGALCALLGLISAPTAIVVGLGVVYARFQNDPHVQHVFAGLAAAAAGLLLSTGIKMLLPLRGKWPALAIVALALIAIAWLRLPLLPTMLVLAPLSILLMWRWPS
- a CDS encoding protease inhibitor Inh/omp19 family protein, with protein sequence MSILCSSALGSSLPLLEPAALKGDWQLAAIGDGKTVCEVQLSDEAVANTNAFRFSASAQCLQPLALHALPVAWRPTPDGMTLTDAEGSMVAFLALTAPKRYELIDRNGPSRFVLIPR
- a CDS encoding LysR family transcriptional regulator, with translation MAMIELRRLRAFVTVVEEGNITRAAERLFIQQPPLTRLLQGLEDELGVILLQRLPRGVRVTEAGGVLFEEARALLARAERLREAVQRAARGEQGHIAIGFTSSAALHPFVPNLLRRYRDILPGITTQLEEAGSGELMEALLEQRLDAAFVRSPANGIPGLSVEPVLSEPMIVALPLGHRLAQETQQPLPLAELAHEAFILYRRPAGQGLYDAILAACHRAGFSPRIVQEAPRLPATLSLVGAGLGLSIVPGSMRRLGGDGIVYRTIAGEAQLSAPLYLALRHSPASPIVERFRELVAEAVQASG
- the licT gene encoding BglG family transcription antiterminator LicT, giving the protein MKVIKVLNNSLVLTADDDNREVIVMGKGIGFNSKTGDEINPAAIEKVYVVQEGQKGRDYLRLIETAPTEHIEIVQMILSEANRQLNGNINEQIFFTLADHVSFAIERHHKGITIQNRLLFEVKRFYPREFAVGLQALAYINQRLNIQLPEEEAGNIAFHLVNGQTEVQNMEHTLLAVKMLKDIFNIIKYHFRLNIDTDSLNYARFLVHMQFFIQRMLDGKQMTSKADFLFAQMMAEYPHAYRGALLIRDYVKNLLQMEMSNDELLYLMIHLTRITDQPEA